The Delphinus delphis chromosome 2, mDelDel1.2, whole genome shotgun sequence genome contains a region encoding:
- the HOMER2 gene encoding homer protein homolog 2 isoform X3, with translation MVLEAVEVSVWKSSMEKNLGTSKEQPIFTTRAHVFQIDPNTKKNWVPASKQAVTVSYFYDVTRNSYRIISVDGAKVIINSTITPNMTFTKTSQKFGQWADSRANTVFGLGFSSEQQLTKFAEKFQEVKEAARLARDKSQEKIETSSNHSQASSINGTDDEKASSAGPANTHLKSENNKLKIALTQSAANVKKWEIELQTLRESNARLTTALQDSSASVEQWKRQFSLCHDENDRLRNKELTDLRKQSEIIPQLMSECEYVSEKLEAAERDNQNLEDKVRSLKTDMEESKYRQRHLKVELKSFLEVLDGKIDDLHNFRRGLSKLGADN, from the exons AGAACAGCCCATCTTCACCACCCGAGCCCACGTTTTCCAGATCGACCCCAACACCAAGAAGAACTGGGTGCCTGCGAGCAAGCAGGCCGTCACAGTCTCCTACTTCTACGATGTCACAAGGAACAGCTATCGGATCATCAGTGTGGATGGAGCCAAG GTGATCATAAACAGCACAATCACACCCAATATGACTTTCACCAAAACATCGCAGAAATTTGGGCAGTGGGCCGACAGCAGAGCCAACACGgtgtttggtttggggttttcctCGGAGCAGCAGCTGACAAAG TTTGCAGAGAAATTCCAGGAGGTGAAAGAAGCTGCCAGACTAGCCAGAGACAAATCTCAGGAGAAAATCGAGACCTCGAGCAATCATTCCCAA GCATCCAGCATCAACGGAACGGACGATGAAAAGGCATCTTCTGCGGGTCCTGCCAACACACACCTCAAGTCTGAGAACAACAAGCTGAAGATCGCTCTGACACAGAG CGCCGCCAACGTGAAGAAATGGGAGATCGAGCTGCAGACCCTGCGGGAGAGCAACGCCCGGCTGACCACGGCACTACAGGACTCGTCGGCCAGCGTGGAGCAGTGGAAGAGGCAGTTCTCCCTCTGCCACGACGAGAATGACCGGCTCCGGAACAAG GAGTTGACAGACCTCCGAAAACAAAGTGAAATCATACCTCAGCTCATGTCAGAGTGTGAATACGTCTCTGAGAAGTTAGAG GCGGCAGAGAGAGACAATCAGAACCTGGAAGACAAAGTGCGCTCCCTGAAGACGGACATGGAGGAGAGCAAGTACCGCCAGCGCCACCTGAAGGTGGAGCTGAAGAGCTTCTTGGAGGTGCTGGACGGGAAGATCGATGACCTGCACAACTTCCGCCGGGGCCTCTCCAAGCTGGGCGCCGACAACTAG
- the HOMER2 gene encoding homer protein homolog 2 isoform X2: MGEQPIFTTRAHVFQIDPNTKKNWVPASKQAVTVSYFYDVTRNSYRIISVDGAKVIINSTITPNMTFTKTSQKFGQWADSRANTVFGLGFSSEQQLTKFAEKFQEVKEAARLARDKSQEKIETSSNHSQASSINGTDDEKASSAGPANTHLKSENNKLKIALTQSAANVKKWEIELQTLRESNARLTTALQDSSASVEQWKRQFSLCHDENDRLRNKIDELEEQCSEINREKEKNTQLKRRIEELELELREKETELTDLRKQSEIIPQLMSECEYVSEKLEAAERDNQNLEDKVRSLKTDMEESKYRQRHLKVELKSFLEVLDGKIDDLHNFRRGLSKLGADN; encoded by the exons AGAACAGCCCATCTTCACCACCCGAGCCCACGTTTTCCAGATCGACCCCAACACCAAGAAGAACTGGGTGCCTGCGAGCAAGCAGGCCGTCACAGTCTCCTACTTCTACGATGTCACAAGGAACAGCTATCGGATCATCAGTGTGGATGGAGCCAAG GTGATCATAAACAGCACAATCACACCCAATATGACTTTCACCAAAACATCGCAGAAATTTGGGCAGTGGGCCGACAGCAGAGCCAACACGgtgtttggtttggggttttcctCGGAGCAGCAGCTGACAAAG TTTGCAGAGAAATTCCAGGAGGTGAAAGAAGCTGCCAGACTAGCCAGAGACAAATCTCAGGAGAAAATCGAGACCTCGAGCAATCATTCCCAA GCATCCAGCATCAACGGAACGGACGATGAAAAGGCATCTTCTGCGGGTCCTGCCAACACACACCTCAAGTCTGAGAACAACAAGCTGAAGATCGCTCTGACACAGAG CGCCGCCAACGTGAAGAAATGGGAGATCGAGCTGCAGACCCTGCGGGAGAGCAACGCCCGGCTGACCACGGCACTACAGGACTCGTCGGCCAGCGTGGAGCAGTGGAAGAGGCAGTTCTCCCTCTGCCACGACGAGAATGACCGGCTCCGGAACAAG ATTGACGAGCTGGAAGAGCAGTGCAGCGAGATaaacagagagaaggagaagaataCCCAGTTGAAGAGAAGAATTGAGGAGCTGGAGTTGGAACTCCGAGAAAAGGAGACG GAGTTGACAGACCTCCGAAAACAAAGTGAAATCATACCTCAGCTCATGTCAGAGTGTGAATACGTCTCTGAGAAGTTAGAG GCGGCAGAGAGAGACAATCAGAACCTGGAAGACAAAGTGCGCTCCCTGAAGACGGACATGGAGGAGAGCAAGTACCGCCAGCGCCACCTGAAGGTGGAGCTGAAGAGCTTCTTGGAGGTGCTGGACGGGAAGATCGATGACCTGCACAACTTCCGCCGGGGCCTCTCCAAGCTGGGCGCCGACAACTAG
- the HOMER2 gene encoding homer protein homolog 2 isoform X1 has protein sequence MVLEAVEVSVWKSSMEKNLGTSKEQPIFTTRAHVFQIDPNTKKNWVPASKQAVTVSYFYDVTRNSYRIISVDGAKVIINSTITPNMTFTKTSQKFGQWADSRANTVFGLGFSSEQQLTKFAEKFQEVKEAARLARDKSQEKIETSSNHSQASSINGTDDEKASSAGPANTHLKSENNKLKIALTQSAANVKKWEIELQTLRESNARLTTALQDSSASVEQWKRQFSLCHDENDRLRNKIDELEEQCSEINREKEKNTQLKRRIEELELELREKETELTDLRKQSEIIPQLMSECEYVSEKLEAAERDNQNLEDKVRSLKTDMEESKYRQRHLKVELKSFLEVLDGKIDDLHNFRRGLSKLGADN, from the exons AGAACAGCCCATCTTCACCACCCGAGCCCACGTTTTCCAGATCGACCCCAACACCAAGAAGAACTGGGTGCCTGCGAGCAAGCAGGCCGTCACAGTCTCCTACTTCTACGATGTCACAAGGAACAGCTATCGGATCATCAGTGTGGATGGAGCCAAG GTGATCATAAACAGCACAATCACACCCAATATGACTTTCACCAAAACATCGCAGAAATTTGGGCAGTGGGCCGACAGCAGAGCCAACACGgtgtttggtttggggttttcctCGGAGCAGCAGCTGACAAAG TTTGCAGAGAAATTCCAGGAGGTGAAAGAAGCTGCCAGACTAGCCAGAGACAAATCTCAGGAGAAAATCGAGACCTCGAGCAATCATTCCCAA GCATCCAGCATCAACGGAACGGACGATGAAAAGGCATCTTCTGCGGGTCCTGCCAACACACACCTCAAGTCTGAGAACAACAAGCTGAAGATCGCTCTGACACAGAG CGCCGCCAACGTGAAGAAATGGGAGATCGAGCTGCAGACCCTGCGGGAGAGCAACGCCCGGCTGACCACGGCACTACAGGACTCGTCGGCCAGCGTGGAGCAGTGGAAGAGGCAGTTCTCCCTCTGCCACGACGAGAATGACCGGCTCCGGAACAAG ATTGACGAGCTGGAAGAGCAGTGCAGCGAGATaaacagagagaaggagaagaataCCCAGTTGAAGAGAAGAATTGAGGAGCTGGAGTTGGAACTCCGAGAAAAGGAGACG GAGTTGACAGACCTCCGAAAACAAAGTGAAATCATACCTCAGCTCATGTCAGAGTGTGAATACGTCTCTGAGAAGTTAGAG GCGGCAGAGAGAGACAATCAGAACCTGGAAGACAAAGTGCGCTCCCTGAAGACGGACATGGAGGAGAGCAAGTACCGCCAGCGCCACCTGAAGGTGGAGCTGAAGAGCTTCTTGGAGGTGCTGGACGGGAAGATCGATGACCTGCACAACTTCCGCCGGGGCCTCTCCAAGCTGGGCGCCGACAACTAG
- the HOMER2 gene encoding homer protein homolog 2 isoform X4, protein MTFTKTSQKFGQWADSRANTVFGLGFSSEQQLTKFAEKFQEVKEAARLARDKSQEKIETSSNHSQASSINGTDDEKASSAGPANTHLKSENNKLKIALTQSAANVKKWEIELQTLRESNARLTTALQDSSASVEQWKRQFSLCHDENDRLRNKIDELEEQCSEINREKEKNTQLKRRIEELELELREKETELTDLRKQSEIIPQLMSECEYVSEKLEAAERDNQNLEDKVRSLKTDMEESKYRQRHLKVELKSFLEVLDGKIDDLHNFRRGLSKLGADN, encoded by the exons ATGACTTTCACCAAAACATCGCAGAAATTTGGGCAGTGGGCCGACAGCAGAGCCAACACGgtgtttggtttggggttttcctCGGAGCAGCAGCTGACAAAG TTTGCAGAGAAATTCCAGGAGGTGAAAGAAGCTGCCAGACTAGCCAGAGACAAATCTCAGGAGAAAATCGAGACCTCGAGCAATCATTCCCAA GCATCCAGCATCAACGGAACGGACGATGAAAAGGCATCTTCTGCGGGTCCTGCCAACACACACCTCAAGTCTGAGAACAACAAGCTGAAGATCGCTCTGACACAGAG CGCCGCCAACGTGAAGAAATGGGAGATCGAGCTGCAGACCCTGCGGGAGAGCAACGCCCGGCTGACCACGGCACTACAGGACTCGTCGGCCAGCGTGGAGCAGTGGAAGAGGCAGTTCTCCCTCTGCCACGACGAGAATGACCGGCTCCGGAACAAG ATTGACGAGCTGGAAGAGCAGTGCAGCGAGATaaacagagagaaggagaagaataCCCAGTTGAAGAGAAGAATTGAGGAGCTGGAGTTGGAACTCCGAGAAAAGGAGACG GAGTTGACAGACCTCCGAAAACAAAGTGAAATCATACCTCAGCTCATGTCAGAGTGTGAATACGTCTCTGAGAAGTTAGAG GCGGCAGAGAGAGACAATCAGAACCTGGAAGACAAAGTGCGCTCCCTGAAGACGGACATGGAGGAGAGCAAGTACCGCCAGCGCCACCTGAAGGTGGAGCTGAAGAGCTTCTTGGAGGTGCTGGACGGGAAGATCGATGACCTGCACAACTTCCGCCGGGGCCTCTCCAAGCTGGGCGCCGACAACTAG